In Pseudomonas sp. MYb327, one DNA window encodes the following:
- the rsmH gene encoding 16S rRNA (cytosine(1402)-N(4))-methyltransferase RsmH — MDSGFNHITVLLDEAVEALAVRPDGCYLDGTFGRGGHSRLILSQLGPDGRLLGFDKDPQAIATGQTLAAEDGRFVVVQRSFAELGSEVAERGLHGKVSGVLLDLGVSSPQLDDPERGFSFLNDGPLDMRMDPSRGISAAEFVNTAPVEEIARVFKEYGEERFSGRMARAVAERRDIKPFERTADLAEVLKVANPAWEKGKNPATRAFQGLRIHVNNELGDLEAGLEAALDCLEIGGRLVVISFHSLEDRIVKLFMRKLVKGEADNLPRNLPVRHVAFEPKVKVHGKAQTASDAELKANPRSRSAVMRVAEKLR; from the coding sequence ATAGATAGCGGCTTTAACCACATCACCGTACTGCTTGACGAAGCCGTCGAGGCTCTCGCCGTACGTCCTGATGGCTGCTATCTGGACGGCACATTCGGGCGCGGCGGGCACAGCCGGCTGATCCTCAGTCAGCTCGGTCCCGATGGTCGGTTGCTCGGATTCGACAAGGATCCTCAAGCGATTGCCACCGGGCAGACGCTAGCGGCCGAAGACGGCCGCTTTGTCGTTGTGCAGCGCAGCTTTGCCGAGCTGGGCTCGGAAGTTGCCGAACGCGGTCTGCACGGCAAGGTCAGCGGTGTTTTGCTCGACCTGGGCGTCTCGTCGCCGCAGCTCGACGACCCTGAGCGCGGTTTCAGTTTCCTCAACGATGGTCCTTTGGACATGCGCATGGACCCGTCCCGCGGGATCAGCGCGGCCGAGTTCGTCAACACCGCGCCCGTGGAAGAAATCGCCCGCGTGTTCAAGGAATACGGCGAAGAGCGTTTTTCCGGTCGCATGGCCCGTGCTGTCGCCGAGCGCCGTGACATCAAACCCTTCGAGCGTACCGCCGATCTGGCTGAGGTCCTGAAAGTCGCCAACCCGGCGTGGGAAAAAGGCAAGAACCCTGCAACCCGCGCATTCCAGGGCCTGCGTATTCATGTCAACAACGAACTGGGCGATCTGGAAGCCGGCCTCGAAGCCGCGCTCGACTGCCTGGAAATCGGCGGCCGTCTGGTGGTGATCAGCTTCCACTCGCTGGAAGACCGCATCGTCAAGCTGTTCATGCGCAAGCTGGTGAAAGGCGAAGCCGACAACCTGCCGCGCAACCTGCCGGTTCGCCACGTAGCGTTCGAACCGAAAGTCAAAGTCCATGGCAAAGCGCAGACGGCCTCCGATGCCGAACTCAAAGCCAACCCACGTTCCCGTAGTGCTGTTATGCGCGTGGCGGAGAAACTGCGGTGA
- the ftsL gene encoding cell division protein FtsL yields MSKLFAKPLPGGSFFMLLLFIGVLVSAIGVSYSAHWNRQLLNSLYNELSVRDKAQAEWGRLILEQSTWTAHSRIEVLATEQLKMRIPGAAEVQMVAP; encoded by the coding sequence GTGAGCAAGCTTTTCGCCAAGCCACTTCCCGGCGGAAGCTTTTTCATGCTGCTGTTGTTCATCGGCGTGCTCGTGTCGGCCATCGGCGTGTCCTACAGCGCGCACTGGAACCGTCAGCTGCTGAACTCGCTGTACAACGAGTTGAGCGTGCGTGACAAGGCGCAGGCCGAGTGGGGCCGTTTGATTCTTGAGCAGAGCACCTGGACGGCCCACAGCCGTATCGAAGTGCTGGCCACCGAACAACTGAAGATGCGCATTCCCGGTGCCGCCGAAGTGCAGATGGTGGCGCCATGA